A single region of the Hyphomicrobiales bacterium genome encodes:
- a CDS encoding CRP/FNR family transcriptional regulator, giving the protein MQILTTALAAAPVFPFPARQPPLVAREGYATQAGQEEPSLSALFRDAALESFDASQTVFWEGDDAGDVFTVVEGLLRLYRSLPDGRRAITGFACAGEIVGIAFTRRYPCSAEAVGEIKLRRVSRRSLYNAADEIPSLRPEALATIAKELARAQDQIVLLGRKTADERVASFILAMAERIGQSPREIDLPMSRLDMADYLGLTIETVSRVLTRMQRDGMISFRGRYHLIIERPRGLRELSGGADEAKDDDISFACAG; this is encoded by the coding sequence ATGCAGATTCTGACCACCGCCTTGGCCGCTGCCCCCGTCTTTCCCTTTCCCGCGCGGCAGCCCCCTCTGGTAGCGCGCGAGGGATATGCAACGCAGGCCGGACAGGAGGAGCCCAGTCTCAGCGCGCTTTTCCGCGATGCTGCACTCGAATCGTTCGACGCCAGCCAGACCGTTTTCTGGGAAGGTGATGACGCTGGGGATGTCTTTACCGTCGTGGAAGGCCTGCTGCGGCTCTACCGTTCTCTGCCCGACGGGCGGCGAGCGATCACAGGCTTTGCCTGCGCGGGCGAGATCGTCGGTATCGCCTTCACGCGCCGCTACCCCTGCAGCGCCGAGGCTGTCGGCGAGATCAAACTCCGCCGTGTGTCGCGCCGCAGCCTCTACAATGCAGCCGACGAGATCCCAAGCCTTCGCCCCGAAGCCCTCGCGACCATCGCGAAGGAGTTGGCCCGCGCGCAGGACCAGATCGTGCTGCTCGGTCGCAAGACGGCGGATGAGCGCGTGGCGAGCTTCATTCTTGCCATGGCCGAGCGCATCGGTCAGTCGCCGCGGGAAATCGACCTGCCAATGAGCCGCCTCGATATGGCTGATTACCTCGGCCTGACCATTGAAACGGTGAGCCGGGTCCTGACGCGGATGCAGCGCGACGGGATGATCTCCTTCCGCGGCCGCTACCACCTGATCATCGAGCGCCCTCGCGGCCTGCGCGAACTCAGCGGCGGTGCCGACGAGGCGAAGGATGACGACATCTCCTTTGCCTGCGCGGGCTAG
- the adh gene encoding Alcohol dehydrogenase, protein MPKMKAAIFVEPGRIVLDEKPVPDIGPLDALLRITTTTICGTDVHILKGEYPVAKGLTIGHEPVGIIEKLGSAVTGYREGQRVIAGAITPSGHSYACLCGCSSQDGPGTRHGFKATGGWKFGNTIDGAQAEYVRVPDAMVNLSPVPDHLTDEQVLMCPDIMSTGFSGAENGGVRIGDTVVVFALGPIGLCAVAGAKLMGATTIIGVDTVPERLAVAKALGADRVVDFKQGDPVEQIMAVTDGRGVDVSIEALGTQGTFESALRVLRPGGTLSSLGVYSSDLTIPLDAFSAGLGDNRIVTALCPGGKERMRRLMDVIASGRADLTALVTHRFKLDDIETAYELFSHQRDGVLKVAITP, encoded by the coding sequence ATGCCCAAGATGAAAGCCGCCATCTTTGTGGAACCCGGCCGTATCGTCCTCGATGAGAAGCCTGTACCCGATATCGGCCCGCTCGACGCGCTTCTGCGCATCACGACGACAACCATCTGCGGGACGGATGTTCATATCCTCAAGGGCGAATATCCAGTCGCCAAGGGGCTGACGATCGGCCATGAGCCCGTTGGCATCATCGAGAAGCTCGGCTCGGCCGTCACCGGCTATCGCGAGGGCCAGCGCGTCATCGCCGGGGCCATCACCCCGAGCGGCCACAGCTATGCCTGCCTGTGCGGCTGCTCCTCCCAGGACGGCCCGGGCACGCGTCATGGCTTCAAAGCCACCGGCGGCTGGAAGTTCGGCAATACCATCGACGGCGCGCAGGCCGAGTACGTCCGGGTGCCGGACGCTATGGTGAACCTCAGCCCGGTGCCGGATCATCTGACCGACGAGCAGGTGCTGATGTGCCCGGATATTATGTCGACCGGCTTTTCCGGCGCAGAGAACGGTGGCGTGCGTATCGGCGATACCGTCGTTGTCTTCGCGCTCGGTCCGATCGGGCTTTGCGCGGTCGCCGGCGCCAAGCTGATGGGGGCCACGACGATCATCGGCGTCGATACCGTGCCGGAGCGCCTGGCCGTCGCCAAGGCGCTCGGCGCCGATCGCGTGGTCGATTTCAAGCAGGGCGATCCCGTCGAGCAGATCATGGCCGTGACGGACGGGCGTGGCGTCGATGTGTCGATCGAGGCCCTGGGTACGCAGGGCACCTTCGAATCGGCGTTGCGCGTGCTGCGGCCGGGTGGGACGCTGTCGAGCCTCGGCGTCTATTCCAGCGATCTGACGATTCCCCTCGACGCCTTTTCGGCGGGTCTCGGCGACAACCGCATCGTCACGGCGCTGTGCCCCGGTGGCAAGGAACGCATGCGGCGTCTGATGGATGTCATCGCGTCGGGCCGTGCCGACCTGACGGCGCTCGTCACGCATCGGTTCAAGCTCGACGACATCGAGACGGCCTACGAGCTGTTCTCCCATCAGCGCGACGGCGTGCTGAAAGTGGCGATCACGCCCTGA
- a CDS encoding BON domain-containing protein — protein MKASDVMTTTVMSVPANATIADTVQLLIEHGYSGLPVVDAAGQLVGIVTEGDLLRRAELGTETKRPRWLSYILGPGRLAEDYVQAHARRVEEVMTREVATVAPDASLEDVVALMESKSVKRIPVARDGRLVGIITRADLLKALNVALLRRPEPARGDAAIQEAIMAEIAKQRWAPVNGVDIFVRDGVVHLVGVIVTDEVRYALKVLAEGIPGTKAVKDHLTYVEPVSGMFIEAPDGPAPEEFTGGAKD, from the coding sequence ATGAAAGCCTCGGATGTCATGACGACCACGGTGATGAGCGTGCCGGCGAATGCGACGATCGCCGATACCGTCCAGTTGCTCATCGAGCATGGATACAGTGGTCTTCCCGTCGTCGATGCGGCCGGCCAGCTCGTCGGTATCGTGACTGAAGGTGACCTCCTGCGGCGAGCCGAGCTCGGAACCGAGACCAAGAGGCCGCGCTGGCTATCCTACATTCTGGGGCCCGGTCGCCTTGCCGAGGACTATGTGCAAGCCCATGCCCGCCGCGTCGAGGAGGTGATGACGCGCGAGGTCGCGACCGTCGCGCCAGACGCGAGTCTCGAAGACGTCGTGGCTCTGATGGAAAGCAAGAGTGTCAAGCGCATCCCGGTCGCGCGCGACGGACGGCTCGTCGGCATCATCACCCGCGCCGATCTTCTCAAGGCACTGAACGTGGCACTGCTTCGCCGGCCGGAACCCGCCCGTGGGGACGCGGCGATTCAGGAAGCGATCATGGCCGAGATCGCCAAGCAGCGCTGGGCGCCGGTCAATGGTGTCGATATCTTCGTCCGTGACGGGGTCGTGCATCTCGTCGGCGTCATCGTCACCGATGAAGTGCGTTACGCCTTGAAGGTGCTGGCCGAGGGCATCCCCGGCACCAAGGCGGTGAAGGACCACCTGACCTATGTCGAGCCCGTCTCCGGCATGTTCATCGAAGCCCCCGACGGCCCGGCGCCGGAAGAATTCACGGGCGGAGCGAAGGATTAG
- a CDS encoding Metal-dependent carboxypeptidase produces MTAYSELSAHFGRVAALANAVGILQWDNDTMMPRGAAATRAESMALLHVLRHGMMIDPRIGDWLEGAAADTALGAWEKANLREIRRVWTVETAVPPDLVEASSKAISACEMTWRQARADSNFKALLPNLSEVLNLQRAIGEAKGAKLGLSAYDALLNDYEPGGHSTAIDALFDDLADFLPGLTAEVLEVQARRPADPPLAGPFPVAAQRALGMQMMEVLGYDFERGRLDVSTHPFCGGADNDVRITTRYDEDDFTSALMGVIHETGHALYEQGRPQAELGQPVSVARGMSIHESQSLLMEMQACRSREFLRFAAPVMRKAMGGSGPAWEADALWRRYTHVERGFIRVDADEITYPAHVILRYRLEKALIADAMPLAELPMAWNAGMHDLLGVTPPSDRLGCLQDVHWPSGGWGYFPTYTLGAMTAAQLFDAACQANPDVLPAIGRGDFVPLVNWLRSNIHIYGSFYETNDLLTHATGRPLDASVFKAHLRRRYIEEV; encoded by the coding sequence ATGACCGCCTATTCCGAGCTATCCGCCCATTTCGGCCGTGTCGCGGCGCTGGCTAACGCGGTCGGGATCCTGCAATGGGACAACGACACCATGATGCCGCGCGGCGCGGCAGCCACGCGCGCCGAGAGCATGGCGCTGCTGCATGTGCTGCGCCATGGCATGATGATCGATCCGCGCATCGGCGACTGGCTGGAGGGGGCGGCGGCGGATACGGCCCTGGGTGCCTGGGAAAAAGCCAATCTGCGCGAAATCCGCCGGGTCTGGACGGTGGAGACCGCGGTGCCGCCGGATCTCGTCGAGGCGTCCAGCAAGGCCATCTCGGCCTGCGAGATGACCTGGCGTCAGGCGCGCGCTGATTCCAATTTCAAGGCGCTGCTGCCGAACCTTTCCGAAGTGCTCAACCTGCAGCGTGCCATCGGCGAGGCCAAGGGCGCGAAGCTCGGCCTCTCGGCCTATGATGCCCTGCTGAACGACTATGAGCCCGGCGGGCATTCCACGGCTATCGATGCGTTGTTCGATGATCTGGCTGACTTCCTGCCCGGGCTTACCGCCGAGGTGCTGGAGGTGCAGGCGCGTCGGCCTGCCGATCCGCCGCTGGCGGGGCCGTTCCCGGTCGCCGCGCAGCGCGCGCTCGGCATGCAGATGATGGAGGTGCTCGGCTATGATTTCGAGCGTGGGCGGCTCGATGTCTCGACCCACCCGTTCTGCGGCGGGGCGGACAACGACGTACGCATCACGACGCGCTATGACGAGGACGATTTCACAAGCGCCCTGATGGGGGTGATCCACGAGACGGGTCATGCCCTCTACGAGCAGGGGCGCCCCCAGGCCGAACTTGGCCAGCCCGTCAGCGTCGCGCGCGGCATGAGCATCCACGAGAGCCAATCACTGCTCATGGAGATGCAAGCCTGCCGCAGTCGCGAATTCCTTCGCTTCGCGGCACCGGTGATGCGCAAGGCCATGGGCGGCAGCGGCCCGGCCTGGGAGGCAGACGCCCTGTGGCGTCGCTATACGCATGTGGAGCGCGGCTTCATCCGCGTCGATGCGGACGAGATCACCTATCCCGCCCATGTCATCCTGCGCTACCGGCTCGAGAAGGCGCTGATCGCGGATGCGATGCCGCTCGCGGAACTGCCGATGGCCTGGAACGCGGGCATGCACGATCTGCTTGGCGTGACACCGCCGAGCGACAGGCTGGGCTGCCTCCAGGACGTGCATTGGCCGAGCGGCGGCTGGGGCTATTTCCCCACCTACACGCTCGGCGCCATGACGGCCGCCCAGCTCTTCGACGCGGCTTGCCAGGCCAATCCAGATGTTTTGCCGGCTATCGGCCGCGGTGACTTCGTTCCGCTGGTCAACTGGTTGCGCTCGAACATCCATATCTACGGATCGTTTTATGAGACGAACGATCTGTTGACCCACGCGACCGGCCGGCCGCTCGACGCGAGCGTCTTCAAGGCGCATCTGCGCCGCCGCTATATCGAGGAAGTGTAG
- a CDS encoding Spermidine Putrescine transport ATP-binding protein potA (TC_3.A.1.11.1): MQPRSLILTDLVKSYDRRTNAVDHIDLQIEAGEFVSFLGPSGSGKTTTLMMIAGFEQPTAGEIKLDGRAIEQVPPYDRNIGMVFQNYALFPHMTVRGNVGYPLRIRHVAKDEMRQRVDKALAMVGLSSFGDRYPAELSGGQQQRVALARALVFEPGLILLDEPLGALDKNLREHMQVELKRIHKELGVTMIYVTHDQTEAMTMSDRIAVFNAGRIEHLGTPTEVYFKPRTRFVASFVGDSNLLEGTAGKGGVIEVPGFGPVATAATDLPAGSQALLLMRPEIFEVVADGEGASVTANRLEVADVVNYGDSLLLIGKAGEQALRVRVPSRVAAGYEAGGHYGIRWNPANVQVVGG, encoded by the coding sequence ATGCAGCCCCGCTCCCTGATCCTGACAGATCTCGTCAAGTCCTATGATCGGCGCACCAATGCCGTCGACCATATCGATCTCCAGATTGAAGCGGGCGAATTCGTTTCGTTTCTGGGGCCGTCCGGCTCCGGAAAGACGACGACTTTGATGATGATCGCGGGCTTCGAGCAGCCGACCGCGGGGGAGATCAAGCTCGACGGCCGCGCCATCGAGCAGGTGCCGCCCTATGACCGCAACATCGGCATGGTCTTCCAGAACTATGCGCTGTTTCCGCATATGACGGTGCGCGGCAATGTCGGCTATCCCTTGCGCATCCGCCATGTGGCGAAGGACGAGATGCGCCAGCGCGTCGACAAGGCGCTCGCCATGGTGGGGCTGAGCAGCTTCGGCGATCGCTATCCCGCGGAGCTTTCCGGCGGCCAGCAGCAGCGCGTGGCGCTGGCGCGCGCCCTGGTCTTCGAGCCGGGCCTCATTCTGCTCGATGAGCCCCTGGGCGCGCTCGACAAGAACCTGCGTGAGCACATGCAGGTGGAGCTGAAGCGCATCCACAAGGAGCTCGGCGTGACCATGATCTATGTGACGCATGACCAGACCGAGGCGATGACGATGTCGGACCGCATCGCCGTGTTCAATGCCGGGCGCATCGAACATCTGGGCACCCCGACGGAGGTCTATTTCAAGCCGCGCACGCGCTTCGTCGCGTCCTTCGTGGGCGACAGCAATCTTCTGGAAGGAACCGCCGGCAAGGGCGGAGTCATCGAAGTCCCCGGCTTCGGCCCGGTCGCTACGGCGGCGACGGACCTGCCGGCCGGCTCGCAGGCGCTGCTGCTCATGCGGCCGGAGATCTTCGAGGTGGTGGCGGACGGGGAGGGGGCTTCCGTGACCGCCAACCGCCTTGAGGTCGCCGATGTCGTGAACTACGGCGACAGCCTGCTACTCATCGGCAAGGCGGGCGAGCAGGCCCTGCGTGTGCGGGTGCCGAGCCGGGTCGCCGCGGGCTACGAAGCGGGCGGGCATTATGGCATCCGCTGGAATCCGGCCAATGTGCAGGTGGTCGGCGGCTAA
- a CDS encoding Spermidine Putrescine ABC transporter permease component potC (TC_3.A.1.11.1) — translation MYSENTLPVKLLAVLIALFIAAPMFVVIPMSFSTAPSLEFPPPGYWLGYYERFFTDRNWTLPLFNSIVIGLGTTVLTLVLAAPAAFALVRHDFRGKTLLNLVLMMPLVVPHIVMALAYYSYFGALRLVQSYTGLILAHTCLSMPVAILILTAALKTFDRNLERAAANLGSRPLTTFRLITLPVLKPAFLIAGLFVFIHSFDETVIALFISGRDTTTLPRQMFNSFLMQADPVLSAASSVLFTAVLIAVAVPAVLRAVRGKRAVAAR, via the coding sequence ATGTATTCGGAAAACACCCTTCCGGTGAAGCTGCTCGCGGTTCTGATCGCGCTCTTCATTGCGGCGCCGATGTTCGTCGTCATCCCCATGTCGTTCTCGACGGCGCCGTCGCTCGAATTCCCGCCGCCCGGATACTGGCTCGGCTACTATGAGCGCTTCTTCACGGACCGGAACTGGACGCTGCCGCTGTTCAATTCCATCGTCATCGGGCTTGGCACCACGGTGCTGACGCTGGTGCTGGCCGCGCCGGCGGCCTTTGCGCTCGTGCGCCATGATTTCCGCGGCAAGACGCTGCTCAACCTTGTGCTGATGATGCCGCTCGTGGTGCCTCACATCGTCATGGCGCTGGCCTATTACAGCTATTTCGGCGCGCTGCGGCTGGTGCAGAGCTATACCGGCCTCATCCTCGCCCATACCTGCCTGTCGATGCCGGTGGCGATCCTCATCCTGACGGCGGCGCTGAAAACCTTCGACCGCAATCTGGAGCGGGCCGCTGCCAATCTCGGCTCGCGGCCGCTGACCACCTTCCGGCTCATCACCTTGCCGGTCCTGAAGCCCGCGTTCCTTATCGCCGGGCTCTTCGTCTTCATCCACTCCTTCGATGAGACGGTGATCGCGCTGTTCATTTCCGGCCGCGATACCACGACGCTGCCCCGGCAGATGTTCAACTCGTTCCTCATGCAGGCCGATCCGGTGCTGTCGGCCGCGTCCTCCGTCCTCTTCACCGCCGTGCTCATCGCGGTCGCGGTGCCGGCCGTCTTGCGTGCGGTGCGCGGCAAGCGCGCCGTAGCCGCGCGGTAG
- a CDS encoding ABC-type spermidine/putrescine transport system permease subunit I, with translation MGSSVSRLLRGPAVLYLPAALFLLVFFLVPLFNVAWMSFTEPDTGFGNYTAFFASSFDVGVLLNTFKTAAIVTLTSLIFAYPVAYVAARYGGALGSILLLVVTLSFWTSFLVRTYAWMVILGVKGPITAALVMLGWSPPPQILFTTFASTFAMTHLLMPFMILTLYAVMRRIDGTYMRAAAGLGAKPFKAFTSIYLPLSLPGIANGSVLVFITCLGFYVTPVLLGSPRDKMIAGRIGDEIEQMLNFGGASAMAIVLLVATLGLFALYSRFFGLDKLWR, from the coding sequence ATGGGGTCGAGCGTCTCGCGCTTGTTGAGAGGGCCGGCTGTGCTTTATTTGCCAGCCGCGCTCTTTCTGCTTGTCTTCTTTCTCGTGCCGCTTTTCAACGTGGCCTGGATGAGCTTTACCGAGCCGGATACGGGGTTCGGCAACTATACCGCGTTCTTCGCATCGTCCTTCGATGTCGGCGTCCTCCTGAATACGTTCAAGACGGCGGCGATCGTCACGCTCACCTCCCTCATCTTCGCCTATCCCGTCGCCTATGTGGCGGCGCGTTACGGCGGGGCGCTCGGCTCCATCCTGTTGCTTGTCGTCACCCTGAGCTTCTGGACGAGCTTTCTGGTCCGCACCTATGCGTGGATGGTGATCCTCGGCGTCAAGGGGCCCATCACGGCTGCTCTCGTCATGCTCGGCTGGTCGCCGCCGCCGCAGATCCTGTTCACGACCTTCGCCTCGACCTTCGCCATGACGCATCTCCTGATGCCATTCATGATCCTCACGCTCTATGCGGTCATGCGGCGTATCGATGGCACCTACATGCGCGCCGCCGCGGGGCTCGGCGCCAAGCCCTTCAAGGCCTTCACCTCGATTTATCTGCCTCTCAGCCTGCCGGGCATCGCCAACGGCTCGGTGCTGGTCTTCATCACCTGTCTCGGCTTCTATGTGACACCGGTTCTGCTCGGCAGCCCGCGCGACAAGATGATCGCCGGGCGCATCGGTGACGAGATCGAGCAGATGCTGAATTTCGGCGGGGCCTCGGCGATGGCGATCGTTCTTCTTGTCGCGACGCTCGGCCTCTTCGCGCTCTACAGCCGCTTCTTCGGCCTCGACAAGCTCTGGAGATAG
- a CDS encoding putative spermidine/putrescine transport system substrate-binding protein (Evidence 3 : Putative function from multiple computational evidences), which translates to MTKSDIRGVCSPERTVSTAAGKVSRRSFLATAAAGAALSMPTVRRAMADEKVLYVNTWGGAWEESAKEALFTPFTRDTGIEIRTVAPVSFAKLAAQVRTGVYEFDVTTLGVAELGRANQAKLIAAPEKSILDPAKLWPGAVVLDGVASHAFGNVMAFRNEKFPAPGLQSWADFWDVQKFPGSRCLQRYAGRVIPIALLADGVAPDKLFPMDLDRAFKSLDKIKPYIRVWWSQGPQSQQLLRDGEVDAIGMWNTQVQRLVEAKAPITVSWNQAVVDVAYWAVAKGTPRSENAWRFVNYAVQPEPLAKFAVKNDYGPMNPEAFKYIPEDKAKQLPTWPENFKNSIVLDPEKMLPQIDEFSKRFDQWIAS; encoded by the coding sequence ATGACAAAGTCAGATATCCGCGGTGTCTGCTCTCCTGAGCGGACTGTATCGACTGCAGCAGGCAAGGTTTCGCGTCGTTCGTTCCTGGCAACGGCCGCAGCCGGTGCGGCGTTGTCCATGCCGACCGTGCGCCGGGCGATGGCGGACGAAAAGGTGCTCTATGTGAATACATGGGGCGGCGCCTGGGAAGAATCGGCGAAAGAGGCGCTGTTTACGCCCTTCACGCGCGATACCGGCATCGAGATCCGCACCGTCGCGCCCGTGTCCTTCGCCAAGCTCGCGGCGCAGGTGCGCACCGGCGTCTACGAATTCGATGTCACGACGCTGGGGGTTGCCGAACTCGGGCGCGCCAATCAGGCCAAGCTGATCGCCGCGCCGGAAAAGTCGATCCTCGATCCGGCGAAGCTGTGGCCGGGTGCCGTGGTGCTCGACGGCGTGGCCTCCCACGCTTTCGGCAATGTCATGGCCTTCCGCAATGAGAAGTTTCCCGCCCCCGGGCTGCAGAGCTGGGCCGATTTCTGGGACGTCCAGAAATTCCCGGGTTCGCGCTGCCTGCAGCGCTATGCCGGCCGTGTCATCCCCATCGCGCTCCTCGCCGATGGCGTCGCGCCCGACAAGCTGTTCCCGATGGATCTCGACCGGGCCTTCAAGTCGCTCGACAAGATCAAGCCGTATATCCGCGTGTGGTGGTCGCAAGGGCCGCAATCCCAGCAGTTGCTGCGCGACGGCGAGGTCGATGCCATCGGCATGTGGAACACGCAGGTGCAGCGCCTTGTCGAGGCCAAGGCCCCAATCACCGTGAGCTGGAACCAGGCCGTGGTCGATGTGGCCTATTGGGCCGTCGCCAAGGGCACGCCGCGCTCCGAGAATGCCTGGCGCTTCGTGAACTACGCCGTGCAGCCGGAGCCGCTTGCCAAGTTCGCCGTGAAGAACGACTATGGTCCGATGAATCCGGAGGCTTTCAAGTATATCCCGGAGGACAAGGCCAAGCAGTTGCCGACATGGCCTGAAAATTTCAAGAATTCGATCGTCCTCGATCCTGAGAAGATGCTGCCGCAGATCGATGAGTTCTCGAAGCGTTTCGACCAGTGGATCGCGAGCTGA
- a CDS encoding hypothetical protein (Evidence 5 : Unknown function): MDNAAPAAAVARNERRETLPAAVDTVRSGEQTPRISDFVIILSPSVPKISGCYPKTSS, encoded by the coding sequence ATGGACAACGCCGCACCGGCTGCGGCCGTTGCCAGGAACGAACGACGCGAAACCTTGCCTGCTGCAGTCGATACAGTCCGCTCAGGAGAGCAGACACCGCGGATATCTGACTTTGTCATTATTCTCTCCCCATCTGTTCCAAAAATTTCCGGATGTTATCCAAAAACCTCTTCATAG
- a CDS encoding Microsomal dipeptidase-like Zn-dependent dipeptidase codes for MLIDALQCGNFDRDVFEELKAGGFTCVTPTLGFWEGTLESLDELGRWRDREREYPELIKIVRKAEDIRAAEREGKVGVLLGYQNTNLLEDRIAYVELFADLGVRVLQLIYNNQNELGGSCYEERDSGLARFGREVVREMNRTGIVIDCSHVGDRTTLDTIEYSQKPVAITHANADSLFPHKRNKTDPVLKALSQTGGVIGCAAYRNITPADACVTVDTWCEMVARTVEIAGIDHVGLGTDYSHKTGPNHLDWMRKGRWTRGVQYGAGSAAVPGKVAKPDWLVNIGSLNSVEGGLRRVGFDEEGIAKIMGGNWLRLYEEVFG; via the coding sequence ATGCTCATCGACGCATTGCAATGCGGAAATTTCGACCGGGACGTCTTCGAGGAATTGAAGGCGGGCGGTTTCACCTGCGTCACCCCCACGCTCGGGTTCTGGGAGGGCACGCTCGAATCCCTCGATGAACTCGGCCGCTGGCGCGACCGGGAGCGTGAGTATCCGGAACTCATCAAGATCGTACGCAAGGCCGAGGACATCCGGGCCGCCGAGCGCGAGGGCAAGGTCGGCGTCCTGCTCGGCTACCAGAACACCAACTTGCTCGAGGACCGCATCGCCTATGTCGAGCTGTTCGCCGATCTTGGCGTGCGCGTGCTCCAACTCATCTACAACAACCAGAACGAACTCGGCGGCAGCTGCTACGAGGAGCGCGACAGCGGGCTTGCCCGTTTCGGCCGGGAAGTCGTGCGCGAGATGAACCGCACCGGCATCGTCATCGATTGCTCGCATGTGGGTGACAGGACAACCCTCGACACCATCGAATACTCGCAGAAGCCGGTGGCGATCACCCATGCCAATGCCGATTCATTGTTTCCGCACAAGCGGAACAAAACGGATCCGGTCCTGAAGGCCCTGTCCCAGACGGGCGGCGTCATCGGCTGCGCAGCCTATCGCAACATCACGCCCGCCGATGCCTGCGTCACCGTGGATACCTGGTGCGAGATGGTGGCGCGAACCGTCGAGATCGCCGGCATCGACCATGTCGGCCTCGGCACAGACTACAGCCACAAGACGGGCCCGAACCATCTGGACTGGATGCGCAAGGGCCGCTGGACTCGCGGCGTGCAGTATGGCGCGGGTTCGGCCGCCGTGCCGGGCAAGGTCGCGAAGCCGGACTGGCTTGTCAATATCGGGTCGTTGAACAGTGTCGAGGGCGGTTTGCGCCGTGTCGGCTTCGATGAGGAAGGTATCGCCAAGATCATGGGAGGCAACTGGCTGCGCCTCTATGAAGAGGTTTTTGGATAA
- a CDS encoding conserved hypothetical protein (Evidence 4 : Unknown function but conserved in other organisms) encodes MSSANAPSTPMRASLRESRMVLERLMQVVRIDEGLVPSLRDCALYSAALGLGGFPAVSAQLELLRGAAPAEVRLTSEAPLTIDGAGQHAWVVAEAVVDLLVAEARAAAAPGPETAVARVLNVAEPVELGVVAAIARRHGFTTELSHGEGQAGIRIVLRPASADEPDPLQRIRREGLPVARDLWWRLFHRANEALAADTVESRRHAGPIRVEEDGRIVGRQDDDETDFSLLVSPAATAHTPSATPIAKQGA; translated from the coding sequence GTGAGTTCAGCGAACGCCCCATCCACGCCGATGCGCGCCAGCCTGCGGGAAAGCCGCATGGTCCTGGAACGCCTCATGCAGGTCGTCCGGATCGACGAGGGCCTAGTCCCCTCGCTGCGCGACTGCGCCCTCTATTCGGCCGCCCTCGGGCTCGGCGGCTTTCCGGCCGTGTCGGCCCAGCTGGAGCTGCTGCGCGGTGCGGCCCCCGCCGAGGTCAGGCTGACCAGCGAAGCGCCCTTGACGATCGATGGTGCCGGCCAGCACGCCTGGGTGGTGGCGGAAGCCGTCGTCGACCTTCTTGTCGCCGAAGCGCGTGCCGCGGCAGCGCCAGGCCCGGAGACGGCGGTGGCGCGCGTCCTCAATGTGGCGGAGCCGGTCGAGCTCGGCGTGGTGGCAGCCATCGCCCGCCGGCACGGTTTCACGACCGAACTCAGCCATGGTGAAGGACAGGCGGGCATCCGCATCGTCCTGCGGCCCGCATCGGCTGATGAGCCGGATCCCCTGCAGCGCATCCGGCGCGAAGGACTGCCGGTCGCGCGGGATCTCTGGTGGCGGCTCTTCCATCGCGCCAACGAGGCGCTCGCCGCTGACACCGTGGAGTCGCGGCGCCATGCCGGGCCCATCCGGGTCGAGGAGGATGGACGCATCGTCGGCCGTCAGGACGACGACGAGACGGATTTCAGCTTGCTCGTCAGCCCGGCGGCCACGGCCCACACGCCTTCAGCCACGCCCATCGCCAAGCAAGGGGCCTGA